In a genomic window of Urocitellus parryii isolate mUroPar1 chromosome 11, mUroPar1.hap1, whole genome shotgun sequence:
- the LOC113178706 gene encoding LOW QUALITY PROTEIN: PRAME family member 12-like (The sequence of the model RefSeq protein was modified relative to this genomic sequence to represent the inferred CDS: substituted 1 base at 1 genomic stop codon) codes for MSIQSPPKLLELAGRSLLSDKSRAVLDLEDLPIELFPPLFVEAFSRGHTEVLKKMVQAWPFTCLPLGALMKKPQLEMIQVALDGLDMLLAQQHCQRXGRPRRWKLQVLDLRMVPRNFWRMWSGATVDASSPEDIKKNRTLKLGPAMAAKLPLKIFIDLCLTERFEDEFLTHLFLWVEVHCTWAPSTLAAYAPFMGQMSNLRKLLVSQVLLPAHTSPEEQERLLAQLTSQFLRMNCLQTFCVDAVLLLNGHLEKVLRHLKMPLKALAITNCPLSDSDWNFLSRCPNTSQLRHLDLKGIKLTNFSLEPLKILLETVAATLKSLDLEACEIVDSQLQAILPALSHCSQLRALCFFQNHISMSVLRDLLCHTARLSQLSLELYPAPLESYDAQGAINPRRCSQLCAELTAILKDFRQPKVLIFRTVSCPQCGCMFLYNQGLIYCSCSTAD; via the exons ATGAGCATTCAGTCCCCACCCAAGCTGCTGGAGCTGGCAGGGCGCAGCCTGCTGAGCGACAAGTCTAGGGCTGTCCTGGATCTGGAGGACCTGCCTatagagctcttcccaccactctttgtggaggccttcagcaggggacacactgaggtcctgaagaaaatggtgcaggcctggccctttacctgcctgcccctgggtgCCCTGATGAAGAAGCCACAGCTTGAGATGATTCAagtggccctggatgggctggaCATGCTGCTTGCCCAGCAGCATTGCCAAAGGTGAGGGAGACCCag gaggtggaaactgcaggtgctggatTTGCGGATGGTTCCACGGAACTTCTGGAGGATGTGGTCTGGAGCGACAGTGGATGCCAGCTCACCAGAGGACATTAAGAAGAATCGAACATTGAAACTTGGTCCAGCAATGGCAGCTAAGCTGCCCttgaagatattcatagactTGTGCCTCACAGAAAGGTTTGAGGATGAATTCCTAACCCACTTGTTCCTGTGG gtggaagtgcacTGCACCTGGGcgccctccaccttggctgcttATGCTCCTTTCATGGGTCAGATGAGCaacctgaggaagctgcttgtctccCAGGTCCTCCTACCTGCCCACACCTCCCCAGAGGAGCAGGAGCGGCTACTTGCCCAGCTCACCTCGCAGTTCCTCAGGATGAACTGCCTGCAGACATTCTGTGTGGATGCTGTCCTCCTCCTCAACGGTCACCTGGAAAAGGTGCTGAG GCACCTGAAGATGCCCCTGAAGGCCCTCGCAATAACCAACTGCCCGCTGTCAGATTCAGACTGGAATTTTCTTTCCCGATGCCCAAACACTAGCCAGCTCAGACACCTAGATCTAAAAGGCATCAAACTGACCAATTTTAGTCTGGAGCCCCTCAAAATTCTTCTGGAGACTGTTGCAGCCACCCTGAAGAGCCTGGACTTGGAAGCCTGTGAGATCGTGGACTCCCAGCTCCAAGCCatcctgcctgccctgagccactgctcccagctcagggccttgtgcttttTCCAGAATCACATCTCCATGTCGGTCCTCAGGGACCTGCTGTGCCACACTGCCAGGCTGAGCCAGTTGAGCCTAGAGCTataccctgcccctctggagagctatgatgccCAGGGTGCCATCAACCCCAGGAGATGTTCCCAACTCTGTGCTGAGCTCACAGCAATACTGAAGGACTTTAGGCAGCCAAAGGTCCTTATTTTCCGTACTGTCTCATGTCCTCAATGTGGCTGCATGTTTCTCTACAATCAGGGCCTCATTTACTGTTCCTGTTCAACAGCTGACTAG
- the LOC144249267 gene encoding PRAME family member 12-like: MVKVCPFTRLPLGALMRKPQLEMIQVALDGLDMLLAQQHCQRRWKLQVLDFQNIHQNFWRMWSGATVDACSPEDIKKNRTLKLGPAMAAKPPFKVFIDLSLRKRPLDEFLTHLFLGEEQLLAQLTSQFLRMDCLQKFCANVVFLLEGHLEQVLRHLKTPLETLSITNCPLSDSDWNYLSRYPNARQLRHLELRGIKLTDFSLEPLQILLDSTATTLNSLDLEACGITDSQLQALLPALSRCSQLVILSIHGNRLSMSNLRDLLLHTARLSQLSAELYSSPLESYDAWGTIHPGDVPNTVLS; encoded by the exons atggtgaAGGTCTGCCCCTTCACCCGCCTGCCCCTGGGTGCCCTGATGAGGAAGCCACAGCTTGAGATGATTCAagtggccctggatgggctggaCATGCTGCTTGCCCAGCAGCATTGCCAAAG gaggtggaaactgcaggtgctggatTTTCAGAATATTCACCAGAACTTCTGGAGGATGTGGTCTGGAGCCACAGTGGATGCCTGCTCACCAGAAGACATTAAGAAGAATCGAACATTGAAACTTGGTCCAGCAATGGCAGCTAAGCCACCCTTCAAGGTTTTCATAGACTTGAGCCTCAGAAAAAGACCCCTGGATGAATTCCTGACCCACTTGTTCCT AGGAGAGGAGCAGCTGCTTGCCCAGCTCACCTCGCAGTTCCTCAGGATGGACTGCCTGCAGAAGTTCTGTGCAAATGTTGTCTTCCTCCTCGAGGGCCACCTGGAACAGGTGCTGAG GCACCTGAAGACCCCCCTGGAGACCCTCTCAATAACCAACTGCCCACTGTCAGATTCTGACTGGAATTATCTTTCCCGATATCCAAATGCCAGACAGCTCAGACACCTGGAACTGAGGGGCATCAAACTGACCGATTTCAGTCTGGAGCCCCTCCAAATCCTGCTGGACAGCACTGCAACCACCCTGAACAGCCTGGACCTGGAAGCTTGTGGGATCACTgactcccagctccaggccctcTTGCCTGCCCTGAGCCGCTGCTCCCAGCTTGTGATCTTGAGCATCCATGGGAACCGCCTCTCTATGTCAAACCTGAGGGACCTGCTGCTTCACACTGCCAGGCTGAGCCAGTTGAGTGCAGAGCTGTACTCTTcccctctggagagctatgatgccTGGGGTACCATCCACCCAGGAGATGTTCCAAACACTGTGCTGAGCTGA